The Vidua chalybeata isolate OUT-0048 chromosome 6, bVidCha1 merged haplotype, whole genome shotgun sequence genome has a segment encoding these proteins:
- the GSKIP gene encoding GSK3B-interacting protein isoform X1 — protein sequence MHQQMETDCNPMELPNNTGFEEDSNYRDFEGTDVKDMRLEAEAVVNDVLFAVSNMFVSKTLPCAEDVAYINVETRERNRYCLELTEAGLRVVAYDFDQTDDRLQTPYHETVYSLLDSLSPAYREVFGNALLQRLEALKKESQS from the exons ATGCACCAACA AATGGAGACTGATTGCAATCCTATGGAGTTGCCCAATAATACAGGGTTTGAAGAGGATTCTAATTATAGAGACTTCGAAGGAACAGACGTGAAAGATATGAGACTAGAAGCCGAAGCTGTTGTAAATGATGTTTTGTTTGCTGTCAGTAACATGTTTGTGTCAAAAACCCTTCCCTGTGCAGAGGATGTGGCATATATCAATGTGGAAACGAGGGAAAGGAACAGATACTGTCTGGAGCTCACTGAAGCAGGACTCAGG GTAGTAGCTTATGATTTTGATCAGACTGATGATAGACTGCAAACTCCGTATCATGAAACTGTCTACTCCTTGTTGGACTCTCTCAGCCCTGCATATCGAGAGGTGTTTGGAAATGCATTACTACAAAGACTAGAAGCTTTGAAGAAAGAAAGTCAGTCATGA
- the GSKIP gene encoding GSK3B-interacting protein isoform X2, with protein sequence METDCNPMELPNNTGFEEDSNYRDFEGTDVKDMRLEAEAVVNDVLFAVSNMFVSKTLPCAEDVAYINVETRERNRYCLELTEAGLRVVAYDFDQTDDRLQTPYHETVYSLLDSLSPAYREVFGNALLQRLEALKKESQS encoded by the exons ATGGAGACTGATTGCAATCCTATGGAGTTGCCCAATAATACAGGGTTTGAAGAGGATTCTAATTATAGAGACTTCGAAGGAACAGACGTGAAAGATATGAGACTAGAAGCCGAAGCTGTTGTAAATGATGTTTTGTTTGCTGTCAGTAACATGTTTGTGTCAAAAACCCTTCCCTGTGCAGAGGATGTGGCATATATCAATGTGGAAACGAGGGAAAGGAACAGATACTGTCTGGAGCTCACTGAAGCAGGACTCAGG GTAGTAGCTTATGATTTTGATCAGACTGATGATAGACTGCAAACTCCGTATCATGAAACTGTCTACTCCTTGTTGGACTCTCTCAGCCCTGCATATCGAGAGGTGTTTGGAAATGCATTACTACAAAGACTAGAAGCTTTGAAGAAAGAAAGTCAGTCATGA